Sequence from the Panicum virgatum strain AP13 chromosome 5N, P.virgatum_v5, whole genome shotgun sequence genome:
taatttataattagcggatggtattGTAGcacactgttgcaaatcatggattaaataggcctattagattcgtctcgcgatttacaacccattcatataaaaaatttgtaaatagattttatttagtacttcatccatgtgtccaaatatttaATGTGATGTTTTTTGTGATTACGAGTTGTAATGCACTGTAGCCTGCCGCTGCCGCGGGGACGCGGCGTCCGGTGGGCCACCCCACCACGGGCCACTGGCTCGTGTCGCACTGTTGCCCGCTCGTCAGGGTTGATTTAGCACAAGTAGTATAAAAATTTTGATTaataattagaggtactaaataaagcTAACTAACTCCATAGTCCTACGCTATTTCTCGAGACGAACCTAACGAgtcctttgaccgcacgattagaagatggtactgtagcatcaatgtagccaatcatcgattaattactataattagattcgtcgtgaaaagttacacccatccgtgaaaaggttttgcaaataaacttcgtttaatactccatgcatataaaATTTTTTACTCCATACATGCAAAATTCTTTTTTCAAGAATTGTGTGTGATAGGTATGATAGGGAAACAAGACCCAGGTTGCCAGGTTCGGGCGCACCACGTGGCGTGGCCGATAGCTGGCGTGTCATTTTCGCGGTTTCTTTTTCGCTCTCCCTTTTCGCTGAAAAGATGTTCGCGTCTTTCACGCAAGAAGCAGCAGACCGGCAAGCTCCGCGTCGTGTAAACTGTGGGCCCGTTTAGGTCCTGTTTTAGTTCTCacccataaaccccgtaaatgAAAAAAACATCGCATTGAATATTTCGatatatgtatggagtactaaataaagtctatttacaaaacttttttcatagatgggctgtaaatcgcgagacgaatctaatgagcctacttaatccatgatttgcaacagtgatgctaccgtaaccatccgttaattattaactaatcatggattaattagcatcattagattcgtctcgcgatttacaacccatctgtgcaaaaaattttgtaaatagacttcatttagtacttcaaattagcaagattccatcacaaaaaaatttcaaaacatctaaacacgaccttagtttccaaaaattcccGTATGCTACATTAACTTTACCATTTaatcactaattaggagtattaaatgtggataactgacaaaactcatcCCACAACCCTGAGCAAAAtctcgagatgaatctaatgaacctaattatgcaatgattagacaatgtcgtgctacagtaatcaatctctaatgatggattaattaggcttaatagattcatctcgcaattttccgcccatccgtgtaattagatTAACAATTAGATCATATTTAATCCTTTTAATCTTCAGTTGAAACTGCTACAGTAATTTTTCCAAaagtttttggaactaaacgcgccctgtGTAGCCCTGTTTTTACGTGACACTGATCAATTGAATGATGGAGAAATGTTATGTGCACAGTGCTGTTTTTTTTCTTATGAGAAAGCACTAACATATACACTCTCCATCTCAAAATAAGTACATTTCTTTGACCATTCGTctaattcaaaaattttacataaattataaaataaataactTATTATTAAAATATCTTTGATGATATAATAAGTcataaaaaattaataatatttacgtaaattttttgaataaaatgaatAGTAAATACGATTATTGAAAGTCAACAAAatacatttattttgggacggagcaTTGTTGAGCAGCAGCGGCAGGCCGAACCTGACAAGCAAGGCGGTGACAGCGCCAGGCCGCCGCACCAGGCAGCCAGTACGCCTCCCATCCTCCACCTCTCTCCAGTCCGCCTGTCCTCCTCCCCGCGGggcccgccgcccctcccggcGCCTCGACACGCGCCCCCCTCCACGAGCCCCGCCGCTGCCGggtgctcgcggcggcgcacccGATCCCCGCGGCGCGGCCTCGACACCTGTCCCCCCCCAGTCCcccacgcacgcgcgcgcgcacgggaACCGAGTGCACGTAGCTTTCCCTCCCCCGCCCGTCTCGCGGCTTCGCCTCTCCCTCCTTTCTCTGCCGGTAAAACTCCCGAGCCCAACCCcagcggctcggctcggctcggctgcgCTGCCAAATCTCCCTCCGCTTCCCCGCTCTACGCTCCCCAGGTCGGTCGGGGGCGCGTGGTGCTTGCCAGCTGCCTTGCTAGCTGCGACGCgctcggtggtggtggtgctgccgccgccagaGTCTCCTTCGCGAGTGCCCTCCATCCTTCCGCCCGTCCTCACGAGGAGggtgctgcctgcctgcctgcctgcctgcttgtGTGCGCTTGGCTTGGCGAATCGGAGGACTTGGACTGGGATCCGCGCGTGCCTGCCTCGAGAGCGGCGCTGGGCGCGGGCGCCGGATCGGCGCAGATCTGGAGGCGcatgaggaggcggcggcggaggggtagCGGGAGCGATGCGGTGCTGCTGCGGAGGAGGGCGACTTGAACCGGCGTGGGAAGGTGAtcctggaggaggaggtggcggcggcggcggcggtggagtcggagggtggaggagggatggaggacgccgccgtggcggtggcggctcctctcgccgcgccgccgtttagccccgccgcggcggggctAAAGCtgatcgccgccgcggccgcggacccgatcgcggcggcggccgtcgcagGGGTCTCCGTGGCCCCGGTCCGGACGGTGTtggcggcggaggacgacgTGCCGCTGGCGCCGGATGGGGAGGGAGGCGGGGACGCGTCGGTGGCGGGGAGCCCGTGCTCGGTCGCCAGCGACTGCAGCAGCGTCGCGAGCGCCGACTTCGAAGGGGTCGGGCTGGGCTTCttcgccgcggcggaggccgccgtcCCCATGGTGTTCGAGGACGCGGCCGCGTCGGCGGCCACGGTCGAGGCCGAGGCCAGGGTCGCAGCGGCCGGTAGGAGCGTCTTCGCCGTCGACTGCGTCCCGCTGTGGGGGTACACGTCCATATGCGGCCGTAGGCCGGAGATGGAGGACGCCGTCGCCACGGCGCCGAGATTCTTCGACGTGCCGCTGTGGATGCTCACGGGCAATGCCGTCATCGATGGGCTCGATCCCATGACGTTCCGCCTACCTGCACATTTCTTCGGTGTGTATGACGGCCACGGGGGTGCACAGGTGTGCTCATCTTTCATAAATGACTTTCTATAAGTGCCTAATTTTGGTTTCCCAACATGGAACTGTATGTACAGATCGAACAGTTAGTTGTTGGTACACATACATTGAGTGCATTTTCTTTCTCCCAATTCATTCTAGGTTGCAAATTACTGCCGGGAACGCCTCCATGTGGCACTAGTGGAGCAGCTGGGCAGGATACAGGGGACCGTGTGTGCAGCTAACTTGGGAGATGTAGAGTTCAAGAAACAGTGGGAAAAAGCCTTTGTGGATTGTTTTGCTAGAGTGGATGACGAGGTTGGGGGCAAGGTGACCAGGGGAGGAGGTGATGGCACAGGCACAAGTAATGCTGCTGCGGCAATTGTGCCAGAACCTGTGGCACCTGAGACCGTGGGTTCAACGGCAGTGGTCGCTGTTATCTGCTCCTCACATATCATTGTCAGCAATTGCGGTGATTCAAGGGCTGTGCTTTGCCGTGGCAAGCAACCCGTGCCCCTATCAGTCGATCATAAAGTAAGATCTCCTGCGAGGCTCTTTTTTTTGCATGACCTTTTATTCACATGTTAATTGGATGTTGACTGCTTTGCTCTCTGTTTATGCTTTAGCCTAACAGAGAGGATGAGTATGCAAGGATTGAAGCAGAGGGTGGCAAGGTCATCCAATGGAATGGTTATCGAGTTTTCGGTGTTCTTGCGATGTCACGATCAATTGGTATGCCTGTTCAGCACACTGCCTTCCTGATATAATAGAAGTCACCTTGGTTTACCATGCATTGGAAGATTT
This genomic interval carries:
- the LOC120672882 gene encoding probable protein phosphatase 2C 6 isoform X2, with product MEDAAVAVAAPLAAPPFSPAAAGLKLIAAAAADPIAAAAVAGVSVAPVRTVLAAEDDVPLAPDGEGGGDASVAGSPCSVASDCSSVASADFEGVGLGFFAAAEAAVPMVFEDAAASAATVEAEARVAAAGRSVFAVDCVPLWGYTSICGRRPEMEDAVATAPRFFDVPLWMLTGNAVIDGLDPMTFRLPAHFFGVYDGHGGAQVANYCRERLHVALVEQLGRIQGTVCAANLGDVEFKKQWEKAFVDCFARVDDEVGGKVTRGGGDGTGTSNAAAAIVPEPVAPETVGSTAVVAVICSSHIIVSNCGDSRAVLCRGKQPVPLSVDHKPNREDEYARIEAEGGKVIQWNGYRVFGVLAMSRSIVPCTDRLSPELLNSRKPCKWIVPFVMM
- the LOC120672882 gene encoding probable protein phosphatase 2C 6 isoform X1; the protein is MEDAAVAVAAPLAAPPFSPAAAGLKLIAAAAADPIAAAAVAGVSVAPVRTVLAAEDDVPLAPDGEGGGDASVAGSPCSVASDCSSVASADFEGVGLGFFAAAEAAVPMVFEDAAASAATVEAEARVAAAGRSVFAVDCVPLWGYTSICGRRPEMEDAVATAPRFFDVPLWMLTGNAVIDGLDPMTFRLPAHFFGVYDGHGGAQVANYCRERLHVALVEQLGRIQGTVCAANLGDVEFKKQWEKAFVDCFARVDDEVGGKVTRGGGDGTGTSNAAAAIVPEPVAPETVGSTAVVAVICSSHIIVSNCGDSRAVLCRGKQPVPLSVDHKPNREDEYARIEAEGGKVIQWNGYRVFGVLAMSRSIGDRYLKPWIIPVPEVTIVPRAKDDECLVLASDGLWDVMSNEEVCDVARKRILLWHKKNGTSSSSAPRVGDSADPAAQAAAECLSKLALQKGSKDNITVVVVDLKAQRKFKSKT